One Methanocaldococcus villosus KIN24-T80 genomic window carries:
- a CDS encoding ornithine cyclodeaminase, with amino-acid sequence MFMREIELRGHIIDSLILPKVLDKILDMGGDYKILRFEIGKRKTDPSYAKILVIAKDENHLDKILCELKDLGAEISEIEEVELKPAERDMVLPDNFYSTTNHKTFIRFKGKWIEVENQKMDGVIVVYPEEMRAEVKTIRQVKKGDLIVVGHKGIRVIPPEKPREESLFEFMKSEASSEKPKITIIKKIAKEMYEIRERYRKSGKGGIVVVAGPAVIHTGARDALAKLIKMGYVQVLFSGNALATHDIEFDLFGTSLGVDIRTGKSVPGGHSHHLRAINEIMKAGSIKEAVEKGVVKSGIMYECVKNNVPYVLAGSIRDDGPLPDVITDVVEAQNKMREMLKGKEMVLMLSTMLHSIATGNLLPSWVKTVCVDISPAVVTKLMDRGSSQALGVVTDVGIFLIKLVEELEKLEGEYEGEGVVKERNRDNIKVKER; translated from the coding sequence ATGTTCATGAGAGAAATAGAACTTAGGGGGCATATTATTGATAGCCTCATTTTACCAAAAGTTTTAGATAAGATATTAGATATGGGTGGAGATTATAAGATATTGAGGTTTGAAATTGGTAAGAGAAAAACAGATCCTAGTTATGCTAAGATATTAGTTATTGCTAAAGATGAAAATCATTTAGATAAAATTTTATGTGAGCTAAAAGATCTTGGTGCTGAAATATCTGAAATAGAAGAAGTAGAATTAAAACCTGCTGAAAGGGATATGGTTTTACCTGACAATTTTTATTCAACAACAAATCATAAAACTTTTATTAGATTTAAAGGAAAGTGGATTGAAGTAGAAAATCAAAAGATGGATGGGGTTATTGTTGTATATCCTGAAGAAATGAGGGCAGAAGTAAAAACAATTAGACAGGTTAAAAAAGGAGATTTGATTGTTGTTGGGCATAAGGGGATAAGAGTAATCCCCCCAGAAAAACCTAGAGAAGAGAGTTTATTTGAATTTATGAAATCTGAAGCTTCATCAGAAAAACCAAAAATAACTATAATAAAGAAGATAGCCAAAGAAATGTATGAAATTAGAGAGAGATATAGAAAAAGTGGAAAAGGAGGAATAGTGGTTGTTGCTGGACCTGCTGTTATCCACACAGGGGCAAGAGATGCTTTAGCTAAGTTAATAAAAATGGGTTATGTTCAAGTACTTTTCTCTGGAAATGCATTAGCTACACATGATATAGAGTTTGATTTATTTGGAACATCATTAGGAGTTGATATAAGGACAGGAAAATCTGTTCCAGGAGGACATAGTCATCATTTAAGGGCTATAAATGAGATAATGAAGGCTGGTTCTATTAAAGAAGCTGTTGAAAAAGGTGTTGTAAAAAGTGGGATAATGTATGAGTGTGTTAAAAACAATGTTCCATATGTTTTAGCAGGCTCTATCAGGGATGATGGACCTCTACCAGATGTTATAACAGATGTTGTTGAAGCCCAAAATAAAATGAGGGAGATGTTAAAAGGGAAAGAAATGGTTTTAATGCTTTCAACTATGTTACATTCCATAGCTACAGGAAACCTTTTACCATCATGGGTAAAAACTGTTTGTGTTGATATCTCTCCAGCAGTTGTAACAAAATTAATGGATAGAGGTTCTTCTCAGGCTTTAGGAGTAGTGACAGATGTAGGGATATTTTTGATAAAGTTAGTTGAAGAGCTTGAAAAATTAGAGGGGGAATATGAGGGAGAAGGAGTTGTTAAGGAAAGGAATAGAGACAATATCAAAGTTAAGGAAAGGTAG
- a CDS encoding DUF2100 domain-containing protein: MREKELLRKGIETISKLRKGSVERKEVIITSGHIDVENFKKAIYYLLEADEFLYKKAPKHYLNENEAKLFCKLLIKCKESLDRVLKNFGFEIEEKEVNENALYIVYSRKLFKKLKNKYPNLAVVCTESFLDINDFKGLVPENALNGLKKKVELAKKNIEKQIKNLKPKKIYVVIEDEKDEKLYLKAKDLYNAERIDVDDLL, translated from the coding sequence ATGAGGGAGAAGGAGTTGTTAAGGAAAGGAATAGAGACAATATCAAAGTTAAGGAAAGGTAGTGTAGAAAGAAAAGAAGTTATTATCACTTCTGGGCATATTGATGTAGAAAATTTTAAAAAAGCTATATATTATCTTTTGGAAGCTGATGAATTTCTTTATAAAAAAGCTCCAAAACATTATTTAAATGAAAATGAGGCAAAATTATTTTGTAAATTGTTAATAAAATGTAAAGAAAGTTTAGATAGAGTATTAAAAAACTTTGGATTTGAAATAGAGGAGAAGGAGGTAAATGAGAATGCATTATATATTGTTTATAGTAGAAAACTCTTCAAAAAGTTAAAAAATAAATACCCTAATTTGGCAGTTGTTTGTACTGAAAGCTTTTTAGATATTAATGACTTTAAAGGTCTTGTTCCAGAAAATGCTTTAAATGGATTAAAAAAGAAGGTTGAATTAGCTAAGAAGAATATAGAAAAACAAATAAAGAATCTTAAACCTAAGAAGATATATGTAGTTATTGAAGATGAAAAAGATGAAAAATTATATTTGAAAGCTAAAGACCTTTATAATGCTGAGAGGATAGATGTTGATGATCTCTTATAA
- a CDS encoding tryptophan--tRNA ligase has protein sequence MLTPWDVPEIIDYKKTMEQFGIKEITDEMKDLHHFFRRNIILGHRDFDKVLEAIKNKNDFAVVSGMMPSGKMHFGHKMVVDMLKFYQKYTDEIYIPIADLEAYWARNISFEKAKDIAIDYIANYIALGLDVERVNIYLQSKNWKVKDLALILAKKTNWNELKSIYGFGGDTNIGHLFAPIVQVADILQAQFDNNFEKIPKITLVPVGLDQDPHIRLTRDIANRFKITPPSATYHRFMRGLLGGKMSSSKPETAIFLSDDNETVKKKIFSAKTGGRESLEEQRKFGGRPEECIVYELFLYHLILDDEELKNIYEKCKSGELMCKECKKMAYNLITEFLNDLKEKRDIELAKKIVEKCWG, from the coding sequence TTGCTAACTCCCTGGGATGTGCCAGAGATTATTGATTATAAAAAGACTATGGAGCAGTTTGGTATAAAGGAGATAACAGATGAGATGAAAGATTTACATCATTTTTTTAGGAGAAATATAATTTTAGGACATAGGGATTTTGATAAGGTGTTAGAGGCTATAAAGAATAAAAATGACTTTGCAGTGGTTTCTGGTATGATGCCTTCTGGAAAGATGCATTTTGGACATAAAATGGTTGTTGATATGTTAAAATTTTATCAAAAATACACTGATGAAATTTACATTCCAATAGCTGATTTAGAGGCATATTGGGCAAGGAACATAAGTTTTGAAAAAGCTAAAGATATTGCTATTGATTATATTGCTAACTATATAGCCTTAGGGTTAGATGTTGAGAGAGTTAATATCTATTTACAATCAAAAAATTGGAAAGTTAAAGATTTAGCATTAATATTAGCTAAAAAAACTAATTGGAATGAGTTAAAATCTATCTATGGATTTGGAGGAGATACAAATATTGGTCATCTCTTTGCACCAATAGTTCAAGTGGCTGATATTTTACAAGCTCAGTTTGATAACAATTTTGAAAAAATACCTAAAATCACTCTTGTTCCTGTTGGTTTAGATCAGGATCCTCATATAAGATTAACAAGAGATATAGCAAATAGATTCAAAATAACTCCTCCTTCAGCTACATATCATAGATTTATGAGAGGATTGTTAGGAGGAAAAATGAGTTCTTCAAAACCTGAAACAGCTATATTTTTATCTGATGATAATGAAACTGTAAAAAAGAAAATATTTTCTGCTAAGACCGGAGGTAGAGAAAGTTTAGAAGAGCAAAGAAAATTTGGAGGGAGACCTGAAGAATGTATTGTTTATGAGCTCTTTTTATACCACTTAATATTAGATGATGAGGAGTTAAAAAATATATATGAGAAATGTAAATCAGGAGAACTAATGTGTAAAGAATGTAAAAAAATGGCTTATAACTTAATAACTGAGTTTTTAAATGATTTAAAAGAAAAGAGGGATATTGAGTTAGCTAAAAAGATAGTGGAAAAATGTTGGGGTTAA